ATCCCCGCCGTCTGGGTCGAGCGCGAGGAAGGCGTCTTCCGCCTCCGCCGTTTCGAGGTGCCGAAAGGCGCCCGCGTGCTGATCGTCGAGGACATCGTCACCACCGGCCTCTCCGGCCGCGAGACCATCGCCGCCGTCGAGGCGCTGGGCTGCACCGTGGTCGCCTGCGCCTGCCTCATCGACCGCTCCGGCGGCGAGGCCGACCTCGGCGTCCCGCTGGTGTCGCTCGCGCGCTACAAGGTGCCCGCCTACGCCGTCGCCGACATCCCGCCGGAGATGGCGAAAATTCCGGCCGTGAAACCGGGCAGCCGGGGATTGGCGTAACCAGATGCTGTTCCGCCGCCGCACCGAAGAACATCCGATCGACCGCCTGCGCACGGCGCTATGGCCGCGCGTCAGCTTCTCGCGCTCGGCGCAATATTTCCAGAAGCGCGTCATGCGCCTCACCGGCTCGCCGCACGCGGTGGCGCTGGGCGTCGCCGTCGGCGTCGCGATCGCGTTCACGCCGTTCCTCGGCTTCCATATCCTGATCGCGCTGCTGATCGCCTGGTTGCTCGGCGCCAACCTGGTTGCCGCGGCGCTCGGCACCGCCGTCGCCAACCCGATCACCATTCCCTTCATCTGGGCGGCGACCTACCGCGTCGGCCGCATCTTCGTCGGCGGCCCGCGCTTCCGCAGCGGCAGCGACGTGCCGTCGAACCTCGCCGAGAAGTCGCTGCATGCGATCTGGCCCGTCATCAAGCCGATGCTGATCGGCTCGATCCCGATCGGCCTCGCCGCCGGCGTCGTCGCCTACCTGATGGTGCTCGCCGCCACGCGCGGCTTCCGCGCCGTGCGCGCCGAGCGGCTGGCCGCGCGCCGGCGCAAGCTCCACGCCGCCGCGCACCCGACCCTCGAGGGAGTCTGAGATTCCGATGGGCAAGCTGCGCCTCGGCGTCAACATCGACCACGTCGCGACCATCCGTAACGCGCGCGGCGGCGATCACCCCGATCCGCTGCGCGCCGCGAAGATTGCGGAAGCCGCCGGCGCCGACGGCATCACCGCGCATCTCCGCGAGGATCGCCGCCACATCGGCGACCGCGACATCGAGCGGCTGCGCGCCGGTATCCGCCTGCCCCTGAACCTCGAGATGGCGGCGACCGACGAGATGCTGTCGATCGCGCTCCGCTACCGGCCGCACGCCGCCTGCATCGTGCCCGAGCGGCGCGAGGAGCGCACCACCGAGGGCGGCATCGACGCCGCCGGTCAGCGCCATCGCCTGCAGCCCATCGTCTCCGCGCTCAGCGACGCCGGCATTCGCGTCTCGCTGTTCATCGCGCCCGACCGCGCCCAGCTCGACGCCGCCGCATCGCTCCGCGCGCCGGTGGTCGAACTACACACCGGCACCTACTGCGAATCTTTCCACTCCGGCCCCGACGCCTTCGAGCACGAGCGCCGCCGCATCGCCGACGCCGCCGCCTACGGCCGGAGCCTCGGCCTCGAAATTCACGCCGGCCACGGCCTCGACTACGCCAACGTGAAGCCGATCGCGCGCCTGCCCGAGATCGCGGAACTGAACATCGGCCACTTCCTCATCGGCGAGGCGATCTTCGTCGGCCTCGAGGAGAGCGTGCGCACCATGCGCCGCCTGATGGACGAGGCGCGGGCGGAGGTCGCCGCATGATCATCGGCATCGGCAACGACACCATCGACATCCGCCGCGTCGAGAAGGTGCTGGAGAAGCACGGCGAGCGCTTCACCCACCGCATCTTCACCGACATCGAGGTGCGCAAGTCGGAACGCCGGCGTCTCCGCGCCGCCTCCTACGCCAAGCGCTTCGCCGCCAAGGAGGCCTGCTCCAAGGCGCTCGGCACCGGGATGAGCGGCGGTGTCTTCTGGCGCGACATGGGCGTCGTCAACCTGCCCTCCGGCAAGCCGACGATGGCGCTGACCGGAGGCGCGGCAAAGCGCCTCGCCTCGCTGGTTCCGACCGGCCATCGCCCCGAGATCCACGTTACGATCACCGACGATTTCCCACTGGCCCAGGCGCTTGTGATCATCGAGGCGGTCCCGGCCACAACCTAGGGCGGGCGGGCGTTGCGCCCGCGCCGCCTTGCCGGTATTACCGGCCCTTCTTTCCCCACGGCACCGCGACGGCCGCAACGACGGACCAGTGAATGAGCGCGACCACCGAGAAACCGGCCAAAAGCAGCAGCGGCGGCGAAACCGTAAAGGTCATCGTCCAGGCGCTGGTTCTCGCCCTCGTCGTCCGCACGCTGCTCTTCCAGCCGTTCAATATTCCGTCGGGCTCGATGGAGAACACGCTGCTCATCGGCGACTATCTCTTCGTCTCGAAATATTCCTACGGCTACTCGCGCTTCTCCCTGCCCTTCAGCCCGCCACTGTTCAGTGGCCGCATCTGGGGCAAGGAGCCGACGCGCGGCGACATCGTCGTCTTCAAGCTGCCGCGCGATGAATCGACCGACTACATCAAGCGCGTCATCGGCCTGCCCGGCGACCGCATCCAGATGAAGGGCGGCGTCCTCTACATCAACGACGTCGCCGTGCCGAAGGAATACGTCGACACCGTCGACGACGACGGCGTCCAGGCCAAGCGCTACAAGGAGACGCTGCCGAACGGCGTCACCTACCACGTGCTCGACCGCGAAGAGGGCGGCGCCGAGGACGACACCAAGGTGTTCGAGGTGCCGGCTGGCAACTACTTCATGATGGGCGATAACCGCGACAACTCGACCGACAGCCGCGTGCCGCCGCAGGCGAACGGCGTCGGCTACGTGCCGTTCGAAAATCTGGAAGGCAAGGCGACCATCATCTTCTTCTCCTTCAACGAGGAGCAGAAGCACGTCCCCACCCAGCTCGAAGCGGTGCCGACGAACCACGTCTGGGAAATCTGGAAGTGGCCGGACAAGGTCCGCTGGGATCGCATTTTCAAGATCCTATGAAGACGCCGGGCGATGCTGCGGTCGCGCCGCTTGAGCGGCGCCTCGGCTATCGCTTCCAGAACCGCGCTTTCATCCTGACGGCGCTTACCCATTCGGGAGCCGCCGCCGGCAGCGCCACCTACCAGCGCCAGGAATTTTTGGGCGACCGCGTGCTCGGCCTGATCATCGCCGAGATGCTGCTCGCCGCCTACCCGCAGGCGCCGGAGGGCGACCTTTCCCGACGGCTTGCCGATCTGGTGCGCAAGGAAACCTGCGCCGAGGTGGCGCTCGCCGTCGATCTCGGCAGCGCGCTCCGCTTCGCCAACGGCCGCGCCCCGCGCGCCTCGCTGCTCACCACCAACGTGCTCGGCGACGCGTGCGAAGCCGTAATCGCCGCGATCTACGAGGACGGCGGCCTGGAAGCGGCGCGCACCTTCATCGCCACGCACTGGCAGGACCGCCTGTCGATCAGCCTCACCGGCCGCAACGCCAAGGCCGCGCTCCAGGAATGGGCGCAGGGCCAGGGCCTCGACGTGCCGAGCTACGCCATCGCCGCCAAAAGCGGCCCCGACCACGACCCGCGCTTCGACGTCGAGGCGCGCGTCGAGACGCTCGCCCCGGCCCGCGGCGTCGGCAAGACGCGGCGCGAGGCGGAGCAGGCGGCGGCCGCCGCGCTGCTCACCCGCGAAGGCGTCTGGAGCCCCAAGCCATGAGCGACACCGACACCCGCGCCGGCTTCGTCGCCCTCATCGGCGCGCCCAACGCCGGCAAATCGACGCTGATCAACAAGCTGGTCGGCTCCAAGGTCGCCATCGTCAGCCACAAGGTGCAGACGACGCGCTCGACCATCCGCGGCATCGTCATGGCCCGGCAGACGCAGATCGTCTTCGTCGACACGCCCGGCATCTTCAAGCCGAAGCGACGCCTCGACCGCGCCATGGTCGAGACGGCATGGGGCGGCGCCAAGGATGCCGACGTCGTCGCGCTGCTGGTCGACGCCTCGGCGGGCCTGAACGACGATAACCGCGAGATGATCGCCAAGCTTGCCGAGGTCCATCACCCGAAGATCCTGCTGCTCAACAAGATCGACGCCGTGAAGCGCGAGGTGCTGCTGGAAATGGCGGCGCAGGCGAACGCCATCCTCGCCTTCGAACGCACGTTCATGATCTCGGCGCTGACCGGCGACGGCGTCGAAGACTTCACCGCCTTCCTCGCCGACCGCCTGCCCGTCGGTCCGTGGCTCTACCCGGAAGACGAAATCTCCGACGTGCCGCTCCGCCAGCTCGCCGCCGAGATCACGCGCGAAAAGCTGTTCGAGCGCCTGCATCAGGAGCTGCCCTACCAGGCGACGGTGGAGACTGAAGCCTGGACCGAGCAGCCGGACGGCTCGGTGCGCGTCGAGCAGACGATTTTCGTCGAGCGCGACAGCCAGAAGAAGATCGTGATCGGCGCCGGCGGCTCGACCATCAAGGCCATATCGATGGCGGCCCGCAAGGAGATCGGCGAGATCGCCGAAACCACCGTGCATCTCTTCCTGTTCGTGAAGGTGCGCGAAAACTGGGCCGACGACCCGGAGCGCTACCGGATGATGGGCATCGAGTTTCCGAAATAGGGCGAACGTCGGGAGGAGGATAGACACCCCTCCCCAAGCCGCCTTTGGCGGTTTGACCCTCCCACAAGGGAGGGTTCGTCGTGCTGGTAGATCTGGACTCCGCTTGAGCCCTCCCCTTGTGGGAGGGCCAAAACCGCATCGCGGTTTTGGGGAGGGGTGTCTCTCCTCCCCACCGAAACTGCGAACCACGCTACAAACAGAAAGGGCGCCAAAGGCGCCCTTTCGTATCCCGGAACGCTTGTTGCTAAAACTCTTCCGTCTTGTCCGGCGGAACCATGCTCTCGAGCCCGCGCAGCAGCTCCTCCTCCGACATGCGGTCGAAGGCGATGTCGCCGTTCTCGTCCGGCACCGGCGCGGCCTTCTCGCCGTTGGCCGACGCGATCATCGGCACCACCTCGGGCTCCGGCTCGTCGACTTCGACGTACTTCTGCAGCGAGTGGATCAGGTCTTCCTTCAGGTCCTCCGGCGCGACCGTCTGGTCGGCGATCTCGCGGAGCGCGATGACGGGGTTCTTGTCGTTGTCGCGGTCGATGGTCAGCGGCGCGCCCGACGCGATCATGCGGGCGCGATGGCTGGCAAGCAGCACCAGCTCGAAACGGTTCTCGACCTTGTCAACGCAGTCTTCGACGGTGACGCGCGCCATGGGCAAATATCTCCGGGTGGGGAATTGGGCCGGGATATAGGCGGCTTCGCCTGAGGACGCAAGGGCGATCGCCGGGTCCCCACGCCCGTTTTCAGCCATATTCGCAGGGGAAATCCCGGTTTGTTCGTCTCCGCCGGCAAGAAAGGGCGAAACGAACGTGGTAGAGACGAATTATTCCGAAGGTTTCCTTTTTCGCCTGCCGAGCAACGACCCCAGTTTTCCCGTTTCAGTTCCTTTGCCAGTCTTCCAAAGGATTGCGTCCCATGTCCGCCACCCGCGACCGCCTTGAGCAAAGCCTGTTCGACCCGCGCGAGAAGATCGCGCTCTTCATCGACGGCGCCAACCTCTACGCCACCTCGAAGTCGCTGGGCTTCGACATCGATTACAAGCGGCTGCTCGCCGAGTTCCAGTCCAAGGGCTACCTGCTGCGCGCCTATTACTACACGGCGCTCGCCGAGGATCAGGAGTATTCCTCGATCCGCCCGCTGATCGATTGGCTGGACTACAACGGCTACACGGTGGTCACCAAGCCGACCAAGGAATTCGTCGACGCCACCGGCCGCCGCAAGATCAAGGGCAACATGGACATCGAGCTGGCGGTCGATGTCATGGAAATGGTCGATGCGGTCGACCATTTCGTCCTGTTCTCCGGCGATGGCGACTTCCGCTCGATGGTCGAGGCCGTGCAGCGCAAGGGCCGCAAGGTCACGGTCGTCTCCACCCTCGCCACCCAGCCGCCGATGATCGCCGACGAGCTCCGCCGCCAGGCCGACAACTTCGTCGATCTGTCGACCATGCAGGCCCGCGTCGGCCGCGACCCGGCCGAGCGCCAGGCCCGCCAGTCGGAGCGCATCCAGACCGAGGCGATGTTCCACGACGAGTTCGAGGACGAAGGCACCGTCTGAGTCCCGCGTGACTCCGCCGGAGCCCGGGCGCGACTGCCCGCTCTGTCCGCGCCTCGTCGCCTTCCGCGAGGAATGGCGCGCGAAGGAGCCGACTTGGCACAACGCGCCGGTGCCAACCTTCGGGGCGCTGGACGCGCGTCTCGCCATCGTCGGCCTGGCGCCGGGTCTGCGCGGCGCCAACCGCACCGGCCGCCCGTTCACCGGCGACTACGCCGGCGACCTGCTCTACAAGACGATGCTGGATTTCGGTTTCGCCACGGGCACTTACGCGGCGCATCCGGAGGACGGCCTGACGCCGAAGGACGCCGCGATCGTCAACGCGGTGCGCTGCGTCCCGCCACAAAACAAGCCGACGCCTCTGGAAATTTCGACCTGCCGGCGGTTCCTCGTCGGCACGCTCGACGCGATGCCCAACCTCGAGGCTATCCTGGTGCTCGGCCGCATCGCCCATGACAGCACCGTCTCCGCACTCGGCCTCAAAAGATCGGCGACGCCGTTCGGCCATGGCGCCGTGCACAAGGTGCGCGACGGCCTGACCCTGCACGACAGCTACCATTGCTCCCGCTACAACACGAACACCGGCGTACTGACGGAAGCCATGTTCCGGTCGGTTTTCGCTACCATTCGACGGCGGCTCGGCTAACGCGGGCCGTCGCCCGGCGGAAGCAGGGGTCCGGCGCTGCAGGCCCAACGCATCCAGCGCTGCGCTAGATGCCGCGCCGCTGGATGACAAAGGCGTCAGCGCCCCGAACGAACCTTTCGCCCCTCCCCGTGTTAACGTGTCTCCAATCCCGCTGGAGGTTCTCCCATGCCCGAATTGCAGATCGCGCCAGAGAAGGTCGGCTGGCTCATCCTCAAGGCCCGCGCCTTCGACTCGAAGGTCTCGCCCGTCATCCCGGCCGACGAGGCGAGCGATGACGACGAGGTCGAGCTGGTCGAAAACCGCGCCGACGACCCGGACGTCGCCGAGATCGTCGGCTTCGTGCGCGGCCTGAACGAGGACGAGGAAACCGACCTCGTGGCGCTCACCTGGATCGGCCGCGGCTCGTTCGACCTGGAAGACTGGGAAGAAGCCCGCCAGACCGCGCGCGAGGAAAAGACGACGCGCACGGAGCGCTATCTCCTCGGCATGCCGCTCTTGGCGGATTACCTCGCCGAGGGGTTGGAGGCTTTCGGCATCGATCCCGGCGAGGCCGAGGAAGACGCGCTGGAGGAGTAGGCGGGCACCGTTACCCCTCCCCAAACCGCCTTCGGCGGTTTGACCCTCCCGCAAGGGCGATTATCAGGGACTTGACAGTAACGGTCAGGCATGGAAATATCCTTCCATTGAAGGGAGTTTCCTATGACCGCTCGCCGCCCCAAGCCTGTTCATCAGATGACGATCCCGCAGTTCGAGGCGATGTTCGTCACTGAGGAAGATTGCAAGGGCTACTTGAAGGCGCGGCGCTGGCCTGAGGAAGTCGCCTGCCCACGCTGCGGCAACACCAAGGTCTATGAGTTGAAGTCGCGCCCGTGGCATTGGCAGTGCCAGAATTGCGCCCCGCAGGGCTACCGTTTCTCGGTCATCGCCGGGACGATTTTCGAGAACACGAATAAGCCTCTGCGCCAGTGGTTCCGCGTTGTGCATTTGATGCTGACCAGCAAGAAGGGAATGAGCGCCCTTCAAATCCAGCGCGTCATGGGCTTCGGTTCTTACGAAACCGCATGGAGCATGTGCCACAAAATCCGCACCGCGCTTGTCGAGCCGGAAGTGAAACTTGGCGGCATTGTCGAGGTCGATGAGACGTTCATCGGCGGCAAGGACAAGAACCGCCATTGGGATAAGAAAAGCTACGGCGTTGGCGGTCAGGGATCGAACAAGTTCGTCGTTATCGGAGCCGTGAAGCGCAAGGGCAACGTCATCGCCCGCGTGATTGAGAACACCGATACCGCCACGTTCGATAGCTTCGTTCGCCAGACTGTTTCGGACAAGGTGAGCCTTCTCACCACCGACGAACATTCCGGCTACCGGCACCTCGCCAAGGACTTCCCGCACAAGTTCATTCGCCACGGTGCGGGGCAGTACGTCATCGGTTCGATCCACACGAACACGATTGAAGGGTTCTGGTCGATCCTTAAGCGTGGCGTCGTCGGCACCTTCCACAAGGTCAGCAAGAAGTACTTGCCGCTGTATGTCGCGGAGTTCCAGTTCCGCTACAATAACCGCATGAATGAGGACATTTTCAGCGCGGCGATTGAAGGATGCTAGGATCATTTACGTCCTAGTCCCCGCCATTGCTGCCAAAGGCTGGTTAGCCCGATTATCACGACGCCGATGAGTACTGGGAAAAAGAGCCAATCCGGAAAAGGTATGTGGCCATTTGCAGGAATGTCGCTTGAGTCCGCGACGTGGTGGGGCGATGCAGCGAATCTAGCGCTGCTGGCTTGCCTGCTCGGCGGTGTTGTCGCGACGTTTGTGATTGTTCGGACTGCGACCGTGAAAGAATTCCATTGGGACCGATTGCGGGAGGTCTCTCGTGCCGAAACGGCAAGAGCGGCGGCCGACGCAGAGGCAGCAAAGGAAGGCACAGCCGTAGCAAAAGAGG
The sequence above is drawn from the Bauldia sp. genome and encodes:
- the pyrE gene encoding orotate phosphoribosyltransferase — its product is MSEDEVIGVFRQAGAILEGHFILSSGLHSPVFIQKARVFMYPELTEQLCHALAHKIDDEGHGDVDLIVSPAIGGIVPGYETARQLGIPAVWVEREEGVFRLRRFEVPKGARVLIVEDIVTTGLSGRETIAAVEALGCTVVACACLIDRSGGEADLGVPLVSLARYKVPAYAVADIPPEMAKIPAVKPGSRGLA
- a CDS encoding DUF2062 domain-containing protein; translation: MLFRRRTEEHPIDRLRTALWPRVSFSRSAQYFQKRVMRLTGSPHAVALGVAVGVAIAFTPFLGFHILIALLIAWLLGANLVAAALGTAVANPITIPFIWAATYRVGRIFVGGPRFRSGSDVPSNLAEKSLHAIWPVIKPMLIGSIPIGLAAGVVAYLMVLAATRGFRAVRAERLAARRRKLHAAAHPTLEGV
- a CDS encoding pyridoxine 5'-phosphate synthase, which produces MGKLRLGVNIDHVATIRNARGGDHPDPLRAAKIAEAAGADGITAHLREDRRHIGDRDIERLRAGIRLPLNLEMAATDEMLSIALRYRPHAACIVPERREERTTEGGIDAAGQRHRLQPIVSALSDAGIRVSLFIAPDRAQLDAAASLRAPVVELHTGTYCESFHSGPDAFEHERRRIADAAAYGRSLGLEIHAGHGLDYANVKPIARLPEIAELNIGHFLIGEAIFVGLEESVRTMRRLMDEARAEVAA
- the acpS gene encoding holo-ACP synthase, which produces MIIGIGNDTIDIRRVEKVLEKHGERFTHRIFTDIEVRKSERRRLRAASYAKRFAAKEACSKALGTGMSGGVFWRDMGVVNLPSGKPTMALTGGAAKRLASLVPTGHRPEIHVTITDDFPLAQALVIIEAVPATT
- the lepB gene encoding signal peptidase I — protein: MSATTEKPAKSSSGGETVKVIVQALVLALVVRTLLFQPFNIPSGSMENTLLIGDYLFVSKYSYGYSRFSLPFSPPLFSGRIWGKEPTRGDIVVFKLPRDESTDYIKRVIGLPGDRIQMKGGVLYINDVAVPKEYVDTVDDDGVQAKRYKETLPNGVTYHVLDREEGGAEDDTKVFEVPAGNYFMMGDNRDNSTDSRVPPQANGVGYVPFENLEGKATIIFFSFNEEQKHVPTQLEAVPTNHVWEIWKWPDKVRWDRIFKIL
- the rnc gene encoding ribonuclease III, whose product is MKTPGDAAVAPLERRLGYRFQNRAFILTALTHSGAAAGSATYQRQEFLGDRVLGLIIAEMLLAAYPQAPEGDLSRRLADLVRKETCAEVALAVDLGSALRFANGRAPRASLLTTNVLGDACEAVIAAIYEDGGLEAARTFIATHWQDRLSISLTGRNAKAALQEWAQGQGLDVPSYAIAAKSGPDHDPRFDVEARVETLAPARGVGKTRREAEQAAAAALLTREGVWSPKP
- the era gene encoding GTPase Era produces the protein MSDTDTRAGFVALIGAPNAGKSTLINKLVGSKVAIVSHKVQTTRSTIRGIVMARQTQIVFVDTPGIFKPKRRLDRAMVETAWGGAKDADVVALLVDASAGLNDDNREMIAKLAEVHHPKILLLNKIDAVKREVLLEMAAQANAILAFERTFMISALTGDGVEDFTAFLADRLPVGPWLYPEDEISDVPLRQLAAEITREKLFERLHQELPYQATVETEAWTEQPDGSVRVEQTIFVERDSQKKIVIGAGGSTIKAISMAARKEIGEIAETTVHLFLFVKVRENWADDPERYRMMGIEFPK
- the rpoZ gene encoding DNA-directed RNA polymerase subunit omega, which encodes MARVTVEDCVDKVENRFELVLLASHRARMIASGAPLTIDRDNDKNPVIALREIADQTVAPEDLKEDLIHSLQKYVEVDEPEPEVVPMIASANGEKAAPVPDENGDIAFDRMSEEELLRGLESMVPPDKTEEF
- a CDS encoding NYN domain-containing protein; its protein translation is MFDPREKIALFIDGANLYATSKSLGFDIDYKRLLAEFQSKGYLLRAYYYTALAEDQEYSSIRPLIDWLDYNGYTVVTKPTKEFVDATGRRKIKGNMDIELAVDVMEMVDAVDHFVLFSGDGDFRSMVEAVQRKGRKVTVVSTLATQPPMIADELRRQADNFVDLSTMQARVGRDPAERQARQSERIQTEAMFHDEFEDEGTV
- a CDS encoding uracil-DNA glycosylase, which codes for MTPPEPGRDCPLCPRLVAFREEWRAKEPTWHNAPVPTFGALDARLAIVGLAPGLRGANRTGRPFTGDYAGDLLYKTMLDFGFATGTYAAHPEDGLTPKDAAIVNAVRCVPPQNKPTPLEISTCRRFLVGTLDAMPNLEAILVLGRIAHDSTVSALGLKRSATPFGHGAVHKVRDGLTLHDSYHCSRYNTNTGVLTEAMFRSVFATIRRRLG
- a CDS encoding DUF3775 domain-containing protein; protein product: MPELQIAPEKVGWLILKARAFDSKVSPVIPADEASDDDEVELVENRADDPDVAEIVGFVRGLNEDEETDLVALTWIGRGSFDLEDWEEARQTAREEKTTRTERYLLGMPLLADYLAEGLEAFGIDPGEAEEDALEE
- a CDS encoding IS1595 family transposase; translation: MTARRPKPVHQMTIPQFEAMFVTEEDCKGYLKARRWPEEVACPRCGNTKVYELKSRPWHWQCQNCAPQGYRFSVIAGTIFENTNKPLRQWFRVVHLMLTSKKGMSALQIQRVMGFGSYETAWSMCHKIRTALVEPEVKLGGIVEVDETFIGGKDKNRHWDKKSYGVGGQGSNKFVVIGAVKRKGNVIARVIENTDTATFDSFVRQTVSDKVSLLTTDEHSGYRHLAKDFPHKFIRHGAGQYVIGSIHTNTIEGFWSILKRGVVGTFHKVSKKYLPLYVAEFQFRYNNRMNEDIFSAAIEGC